The DNA region GAAGGTGAAGGGGAACTCCTGGAACCGGGTCTTGCTGGCGAGCTCGTAGCCGATGCGGTTGATGCGCTCGAGCTGCTCCTCGTCATCCCACTCGCCGTAGTATTGAAGGCCCTCGTAGGCTGCCTCCATGCTCTTGTCAAAGAGGTCCTCGTCGCTGATTTGTTGCTGCGCCAGACTGACTTGCGGAAGGACCAGGAGCAGGCCGGCGAGGAGCGCGGCCAGGGGCTGCCTCAGGGGCAGGGTCCGAAGCGGGGAGAGCAGCGAGGGGTGATTCACGGTCGGGTACCTCCGGTGACGAGGGTGCGGATCATTCGCTGGAGACTCCTCCCGGGCCGGTTAGGGTGCCATGGCGGCTTCCAGCACCAAATCCTACCCGAGAAGTCCCCTACCCCGAGATTCGATGCGAGATTCATACCACTGGGGGCGGTGGGTCGTCTGCCGGCTTCGGGGCGACGGGGGCCGCCATCTGCAGCGACTCGGGCTTGAGGATGCCGCCGGAGATGACCATGCGCACGCCCTCCTCGACGGTGATGGGCAGGTCGATGGCGTCGGGGCGGGGAACCATCAGCAGGTAGCCGCTGGTGGGGTTGGGGGTGGTGGGGAGGAAGACCAGCAGCAGGTCCTCGGTGCCCTCGCTCAGCTGTCCCCAGCGGGCGTTGCTGGTGACGAAGGCAATGGAGTAGAGGCCCTGGCGGGGATACTCGATGAGCACCACCCGTTTGAAGGCCTCGGTCTGGCTCTGGGAGATGGCGTCGACGATGCCCTTGGAGCTGGAGTAGACGGTCTTGGCCACCGGGATGCGCGCCAACACCTTCTCGAAGAGCTGAATCAGCCGGCGCCCGAAGACGTTGCTCGACAGCCAGCCCAGCAGCAGTACCACCAGGACGGTGAGGATCAGTCCGACGCCGGGCATGCTGTGGTCCGGCCCCAGCGCTCGCCGCAGAAGCCAGGCGAACATGCCGTCCATGAGCTGGAAGAGCAGCACCAGCACGTAGACGGTGAAGGCCAGGGGCGCCAGGATCAGCAGGCCGGTGATCACCGTGCGCCGTAGCTGCACGGCCCAGCGCCGCAGCGGGGACCGGCG from Acidobacteriota bacterium includes:
- a CDS encoding DUF502 domain-containing protein; translation: KTAGDAGIDEVFERRFGDKGPLVARLDFHRGLLEPRAAMLPTVSPTPQSRPSLRPSSRRRSPLRRWAVQLRRTVITGLLILAPLAFTVYVLVLLFQLMDGMFAWLLRRALGPDHSMPGVGLILTVLVVLLLGWLSSNVFGRRLIQLFEKVLARIPVAKTVYSSSKGIVDAISQSQTEAFKRVVLIEYPRQGLYSIAFVTSNARWGQLSEGTEDLLLVFLPTTPNPTSGYLLMVPRPDAIDLPITVEEGVRMVISGGILKPESLQMAAPVAPKPADDPPPPVV